In the Gossypium arboreum isolate Shixiya-1 chromosome 10, ASM2569848v2, whole genome shotgun sequence genome, one interval contains:
- the LOC108489450 gene encoding nuclear pore complex protein NUP96 isoform X1: MPSVAGTLCEIHSTASEISRRGTEVNTENSDLHVTLYKKRKISAISDFFPHVMRRIEESLPSLHSPDYYMEPCLEDMVRMERLEPGYCSHVPDFVVGRSGYGCVKFFGKTDVRGLDLDQIVKFHRHEVIVYEDESNKPMVGQGLNKTAEVTLKLQIENLGLEKQEVDSIVKKLRQSMRNQGAHFIAFDPANGEWKFLVDHFSRFGLSEDDEEDIIMDDATGAIQDPGVMNGGGNPEIDEDMQLDTNGPLLSHSLPAHLGLDPVKMREMRMLMFPVEEEEDIEDFRGTGSNQKQAFAKEYIRSSLHNSSQRMPNRTSPPVVRKTPVALLEYNSGTFDSSSSGTVLMTQENKGLPLKTTKREGFKLDIKQETPVTGSHSHNIVDAALFMGRSFRVGWGPSGILVHSGAPVGSNDGQRVLSSVINVEKVAIDKVVRDENSKVKKELVDFAFDAPLNLHKALNYEEKEVDVGSFQLKLLKVVSNRLELSGICRSYIDIIERQLEVPGLSSSARLVLMHQVMVWELIKVLFSERENTGQLKSMAADNEEDMMQDIKEGPPEVDLEALPLIRRAEFSCWLQESVCHRVQEEVSSVNDSGYLEHLFFLLTGRQLDAAVELAASKGDVRLACLLSQAGGPTVNRSDVSRQLDIWRINGLDFNFIEKDRIRLYELLAGNIHGALHGIKIDWKRFLGLLMWYHLPSDTALPVVFRTYQHLLDGGKAPFPVPIYIDEGPVEENANLSRVERFDLSYYLMLLHASEESQLCSLKAMFSTFSSTHDPLDYHMIWHQRAILEAVGAFHSNDLQSLDMGLVSQLLCQEQCHWAIYVALHMPYRDDYPYLQAALIREILFQYCETWSSQESQRRFIEELGIPLQWLHEAMAVYYNYHGDLPRALEHFLECENWQKAHSIFMTSVAHELFLSAKDSEVWRIATSMENHKSEIENWDLGAGIYISFYVLRSSFQDDNNTMAELGSLDSKNAACRDFLGCLNESSAVWGGRLHVDARVAYSKMADEVCNLLLSDTSGSRTHDEQLSCYYTVFSAPIPEDLHSSHLQDAVAVFTFQLSEVLS, from the exons ATGCCTTCAG TTGCAGGGACTTTGTGTGAAATTCATAGTACAGCAAGTGAAATTTCTAGAAGGGGGACAGAAGTCAATACAGAAAATTCTGATTTACATGTTACATTATACAAGAAGAGAAAGATATCTGCAATTTCTGATTTTTTCCCACATGTTATGAGAAGGATAGAGGAGTCTTTACCCAGTTTACATTCCCCTGATTATTATATGGAGCCTTGCTTGGAAGATATGGTAAGAATGGAACGCTTGGAACCTGGTTATTGCAGCCATGTTCCGGATTTTGTGGTTGGGAGATCTGGTTATGGGTGTGTAAAATTTTTTGGGAAAACTGATGTTAGAGGGTTGGATTTAGATCAAATTGTGAAATTCCATAGGCATGAGGTAATTGTCTATGAAGATGAAAGCAATAAGCCCATGGTTGGTCAAGGCCTTAACAAAACTGCCGAGGTAACTTTGAAACTTCAGATTGAAAATTTAGGCTTGGAAAAGCAGGAAGTAGATAGTATTGTTAAGAAATTAAGACAGAGTATGCGGAATCAAGGGGCACACTTCATTGCATTTGACCCTGCTAATGGTGAATGGAAATTCTTGGTTGACCATTTTAGCAGATTCGGGTTGAGTGAAGATGACGAGGAAGATATTATAATGGATGACGCAACAGGGGCTATACAAGATCCTGGGGTAATGAATGGTGGTGGGAATCCTGAGATTGATGAAGATATGCAACTGGATACTAATGGACCACTGCTTTCTCATTCTCTTCCTGCCCATCTTGGGCTGGACCCTGTTAAGATGAGAGAAATGAGGATGTTGATGTTTCCTGTTGAGGAAGAAGAGGACATTGAGGATTTTAGAGGAACAGGTTCTAATCAGAAGCAGGCCTTTGCTAAAGAATATATAAGGTCCTCTTTGCATAACTCTAGCCAGAGGATGCCCAATAGGACTAGCCCACCTGTTGTACGGAAAACCCCAGTTGCTTTGCTTGAGTACAACTCTGGTACTTTTGATTCAAGCTCATCTGGAACTGTTCTGATGACACAAGAAAATAAGGGTTTGCCACTGAAGACAACAAAAAGGGAAGGTTTCAAGTTGGACATCAAACAAGAGACACCTGTCACTGGAAGCCATTCTCACAATATAGTTGATGCAGCATTGTTCATGGGTAGGTCATTTCGTGTAGGTTGGGGGCCAAGTGGCATTCTTGTGCACTCTGGTGCACCTGTAGGTAGTAATGATGGCCAAAGAGTATTATCTTCTGTAATCAATGTAGAAAAAGTGGCAATTGATAAGGTAGTTAGAGATGAAAATAGCAAAGTAAAGAAAGAACTTGTTGACTTTGCTTTTGATGCTCCATTGAATCTTCATAAAGCTCTAAATTATGAAGAAAAAGAAGTGGATGTTGGGTCCTTTCAGCTGAAGCTTCTGAAGGTTGTTTCTAATCGCTTAGAGCTTTCTGGCATTTGTAGGAGCTATATTGACATTATTGAGAGGCAGTTGGAGGTTCCTGGTTTATCTTCTTCTGCTCGCTTGGTTTTGATGCATCAAGTGATGGTGTGGGAATTGATTAAAGTTCTTTTCTCAGAGAGGGAAAATACTGGTCAACTGAAATCTATGGCTGCTGATAATGAGGAAGATATGATGCAAGATATCAAGGAAGGTCCTCCAGAAGTAGACCTGGAAGCACTTCCTCTTATTAGGAGAGCCGAGTTTAGTTGTTGGCTGCAAGAAAGTGTATGTCACCGTGTACAAGAAGAAGTAAGCTCTGTGAACGATTCAGGTTACTTGGAACACTTATTCTTTCTCTTGACTGGGCGACAACTTGATGCAGCTGTAGAGCTGGCAGCTTCTAAAGGAGATGTTAGATTGGCTTGTTTACTAAGCCAGGCTGGTGGACCAACAGTTAATCGTTCTGATGTTTCAAGACAGCTTGATATTTGGAGAATTAATGGTCTGGACTTCAATTTCATCGAGAAGGACAGGATTCGGCTTTATGAGTTGCTTGCTGGCAATATTCATGGTGCTTTGCATGGTATTAAGATTGACTGGAAGAGATTCCTAGGATTGTTAATGTGGTATCACCTACCTTCAGATACTGCTTTGCCTGTTGTGTTTCGAACTTATCAGCACCTTCTTGATGGTGGAAAAGCTCCGTTTCCTGTTCCAATTTATATTGATGAAGGACCAGTTGAAGAGAATGCAAATTTGAGCAGAGTGGAAAGATTTGATCTTTCATACTATCTTATGCTTCTGCATGCCAGTGAAGAGAGTCAACTATGTTCTCTGAAGGCAATGTTTAGCACCTTCTCTTCAACACATGATCCCCTTGACTACCATATGATCTGGCATCAGCGAGCAATCTTGGAAGCTGTTGGTGCTTTCCATTCTAATGATCTTCAATCACTTGACATGGGACTTGTATCCCAGTTACTATGTCAGGAGCAGTGTCACTGGGCTATCTATGTAGCCCTTCACATGCCCTACCGTGATGATTATCCTTACCTTCAAGCTGCTCTTATTAGGGAAATTCTGTTCCAATATTGTGAAACTTGGAGTTCACAAGAATCACAGCGCCGATTTATTGAGGAATTGGGTATTCCTTTGCAGTGGTTGCATGAAGCTATG GCAGTTTATTACAATTACCATGGGGATTTGCCAAGGGCTCTTGAGCACTTTCTGGAATGTGAAAATTGGCAAAAGGCTCATTCTATTTTCATGACTTCAGTTGCTCATGAATTGTTCTTGTCTG CCAAGGACTCAGAGGTATGGAGGATTGCCACATCCATGGAGAACCACAAGTctgaaattgaaaattgggatttGGGAGCTGGAATATATATTTCATTCTATGTGCTAAGAAGTTCATTCCAGGACGATAACAATACTATGGCTGAACTT GGTTCCCTCGACAGCAAAAATGCAGCTTGTAGAGACTTTCTTGGCTGTTTGAATGAGTCCTCAGCAGTTTGGGGTGGCAGGTTACATGTTGATGCTAG GGTAGCATATTCAAAGATGGCGGATGAGGTATGCAATTTGTTGCTTTCAGATACAAGCGGAAGTCGAACGCATGATGAACAGTTAAGCTGCTATTATACGGTGTTCAGTGCTCCCATTCCGGAAGACCTTCATTCGAGTCATTTACAGGATGCAGTTGCAGTTTTCACTTTCCAGCTTTCAGAAGTGTTGAGCTAA
- the LOC108489450 gene encoding nuclear pore complex protein NUP96 isoform X2, protein MPSGTLCEIHSTASEISRRGTEVNTENSDLHVTLYKKRKISAISDFFPHVMRRIEESLPSLHSPDYYMEPCLEDMVRMERLEPGYCSHVPDFVVGRSGYGCVKFFGKTDVRGLDLDQIVKFHRHEVIVYEDESNKPMVGQGLNKTAEVTLKLQIENLGLEKQEVDSIVKKLRQSMRNQGAHFIAFDPANGEWKFLVDHFSRFGLSEDDEEDIIMDDATGAIQDPGVMNGGGNPEIDEDMQLDTNGPLLSHSLPAHLGLDPVKMREMRMLMFPVEEEEDIEDFRGTGSNQKQAFAKEYIRSSLHNSSQRMPNRTSPPVVRKTPVALLEYNSGTFDSSSSGTVLMTQENKGLPLKTTKREGFKLDIKQETPVTGSHSHNIVDAALFMGRSFRVGWGPSGILVHSGAPVGSNDGQRVLSSVINVEKVAIDKVVRDENSKVKKELVDFAFDAPLNLHKALNYEEKEVDVGSFQLKLLKVVSNRLELSGICRSYIDIIERQLEVPGLSSSARLVLMHQVMVWELIKVLFSERENTGQLKSMAADNEEDMMQDIKEGPPEVDLEALPLIRRAEFSCWLQESVCHRVQEEVSSVNDSGYLEHLFFLLTGRQLDAAVELAASKGDVRLACLLSQAGGPTVNRSDVSRQLDIWRINGLDFNFIEKDRIRLYELLAGNIHGALHGIKIDWKRFLGLLMWYHLPSDTALPVVFRTYQHLLDGGKAPFPVPIYIDEGPVEENANLSRVERFDLSYYLMLLHASEESQLCSLKAMFSTFSSTHDPLDYHMIWHQRAILEAVGAFHSNDLQSLDMGLVSQLLCQEQCHWAIYVALHMPYRDDYPYLQAALIREILFQYCETWSSQESQRRFIEELGIPLQWLHEAMAVYYNYHGDLPRALEHFLECENWQKAHSIFMTSVAHELFLSAKDSEVWRIATSMENHKSEIENWDLGAGIYISFYVLRSSFQDDNNTMAELGSLDSKNAACRDFLGCLNESSAVWGGRLHVDARVAYSKMADEVCNLLLSDTSGSRTHDEQLSCYYTVFSAPIPEDLHSSHLQDAVAVFTFQLSEVLS, encoded by the exons ATGCCTTCAG GGACTTTGTGTGAAATTCATAGTACAGCAAGTGAAATTTCTAGAAGGGGGACAGAAGTCAATACAGAAAATTCTGATTTACATGTTACATTATACAAGAAGAGAAAGATATCTGCAATTTCTGATTTTTTCCCACATGTTATGAGAAGGATAGAGGAGTCTTTACCCAGTTTACATTCCCCTGATTATTATATGGAGCCTTGCTTGGAAGATATGGTAAGAATGGAACGCTTGGAACCTGGTTATTGCAGCCATGTTCCGGATTTTGTGGTTGGGAGATCTGGTTATGGGTGTGTAAAATTTTTTGGGAAAACTGATGTTAGAGGGTTGGATTTAGATCAAATTGTGAAATTCCATAGGCATGAGGTAATTGTCTATGAAGATGAAAGCAATAAGCCCATGGTTGGTCAAGGCCTTAACAAAACTGCCGAGGTAACTTTGAAACTTCAGATTGAAAATTTAGGCTTGGAAAAGCAGGAAGTAGATAGTATTGTTAAGAAATTAAGACAGAGTATGCGGAATCAAGGGGCACACTTCATTGCATTTGACCCTGCTAATGGTGAATGGAAATTCTTGGTTGACCATTTTAGCAGATTCGGGTTGAGTGAAGATGACGAGGAAGATATTATAATGGATGACGCAACAGGGGCTATACAAGATCCTGGGGTAATGAATGGTGGTGGGAATCCTGAGATTGATGAAGATATGCAACTGGATACTAATGGACCACTGCTTTCTCATTCTCTTCCTGCCCATCTTGGGCTGGACCCTGTTAAGATGAGAGAAATGAGGATGTTGATGTTTCCTGTTGAGGAAGAAGAGGACATTGAGGATTTTAGAGGAACAGGTTCTAATCAGAAGCAGGCCTTTGCTAAAGAATATATAAGGTCCTCTTTGCATAACTCTAGCCAGAGGATGCCCAATAGGACTAGCCCACCTGTTGTACGGAAAACCCCAGTTGCTTTGCTTGAGTACAACTCTGGTACTTTTGATTCAAGCTCATCTGGAACTGTTCTGATGACACAAGAAAATAAGGGTTTGCCACTGAAGACAACAAAAAGGGAAGGTTTCAAGTTGGACATCAAACAAGAGACACCTGTCACTGGAAGCCATTCTCACAATATAGTTGATGCAGCATTGTTCATGGGTAGGTCATTTCGTGTAGGTTGGGGGCCAAGTGGCATTCTTGTGCACTCTGGTGCACCTGTAGGTAGTAATGATGGCCAAAGAGTATTATCTTCTGTAATCAATGTAGAAAAAGTGGCAATTGATAAGGTAGTTAGAGATGAAAATAGCAAAGTAAAGAAAGAACTTGTTGACTTTGCTTTTGATGCTCCATTGAATCTTCATAAAGCTCTAAATTATGAAGAAAAAGAAGTGGATGTTGGGTCCTTTCAGCTGAAGCTTCTGAAGGTTGTTTCTAATCGCTTAGAGCTTTCTGGCATTTGTAGGAGCTATATTGACATTATTGAGAGGCAGTTGGAGGTTCCTGGTTTATCTTCTTCTGCTCGCTTGGTTTTGATGCATCAAGTGATGGTGTGGGAATTGATTAAAGTTCTTTTCTCAGAGAGGGAAAATACTGGTCAACTGAAATCTATGGCTGCTGATAATGAGGAAGATATGATGCAAGATATCAAGGAAGGTCCTCCAGAAGTAGACCTGGAAGCACTTCCTCTTATTAGGAGAGCCGAGTTTAGTTGTTGGCTGCAAGAAAGTGTATGTCACCGTGTACAAGAAGAAGTAAGCTCTGTGAACGATTCAGGTTACTTGGAACACTTATTCTTTCTCTTGACTGGGCGACAACTTGATGCAGCTGTAGAGCTGGCAGCTTCTAAAGGAGATGTTAGATTGGCTTGTTTACTAAGCCAGGCTGGTGGACCAACAGTTAATCGTTCTGATGTTTCAAGACAGCTTGATATTTGGAGAATTAATGGTCTGGACTTCAATTTCATCGAGAAGGACAGGATTCGGCTTTATGAGTTGCTTGCTGGCAATATTCATGGTGCTTTGCATGGTATTAAGATTGACTGGAAGAGATTCCTAGGATTGTTAATGTGGTATCACCTACCTTCAGATACTGCTTTGCCTGTTGTGTTTCGAACTTATCAGCACCTTCTTGATGGTGGAAAAGCTCCGTTTCCTGTTCCAATTTATATTGATGAAGGACCAGTTGAAGAGAATGCAAATTTGAGCAGAGTGGAAAGATTTGATCTTTCATACTATCTTATGCTTCTGCATGCCAGTGAAGAGAGTCAACTATGTTCTCTGAAGGCAATGTTTAGCACCTTCTCTTCAACACATGATCCCCTTGACTACCATATGATCTGGCATCAGCGAGCAATCTTGGAAGCTGTTGGTGCTTTCCATTCTAATGATCTTCAATCACTTGACATGGGACTTGTATCCCAGTTACTATGTCAGGAGCAGTGTCACTGGGCTATCTATGTAGCCCTTCACATGCCCTACCGTGATGATTATCCTTACCTTCAAGCTGCTCTTATTAGGGAAATTCTGTTCCAATATTGTGAAACTTGGAGTTCACAAGAATCACAGCGCCGATTTATTGAGGAATTGGGTATTCCTTTGCAGTGGTTGCATGAAGCTATG GCAGTTTATTACAATTACCATGGGGATTTGCCAAGGGCTCTTGAGCACTTTCTGGAATGTGAAAATTGGCAAAAGGCTCATTCTATTTTCATGACTTCAGTTGCTCATGAATTGTTCTTGTCTG CCAAGGACTCAGAGGTATGGAGGATTGCCACATCCATGGAGAACCACAAGTctgaaattgaaaattgggatttGGGAGCTGGAATATATATTTCATTCTATGTGCTAAGAAGTTCATTCCAGGACGATAACAATACTATGGCTGAACTT GGTTCCCTCGACAGCAAAAATGCAGCTTGTAGAGACTTTCTTGGCTGTTTGAATGAGTCCTCAGCAGTTTGGGGTGGCAGGTTACATGTTGATGCTAG GGTAGCATATTCAAAGATGGCGGATGAGGTATGCAATTTGTTGCTTTCAGATACAAGCGGAAGTCGAACGCATGATGAACAGTTAAGCTGCTATTATACGGTGTTCAGTGCTCCCATTCCGGAAGACCTTCATTCGAGTCATTTACAGGATGCAGTTGCAGTTTTCACTTTCCAGCTTTCAGAAGTGTTGAGCTAA
- the LOC108488368 gene encoding stress-response A/B barrel domain-containing protein HS1 yields the protein MEEAKGVVKHILLAKFKDEIPPEKIEELIKGYANLVNLIHPMKAFHWGKDVSIENLHQGFTHVFESTFESTEGIAEYIAHPAHVEFANLFLPSLDKVIVFDYKPTVVRC from the exons ATGGAGGAAGCAAAAGGAGTAGTGAAGCACATATTGTTAGCAAAGTTCAAAGATGAAATCCCACCTGAGAAGATTGAGGAACTCATCAAAGGCTATGCCAATCTTGTTAATCTCATTCACCCCATGAAAGCTTTCCACTG GGGGAAGGATGTTAGTATTGAGAACCTGCATCAAGGGTTCACTCATGTGTTTGAATCCACATTTGAAAGCACAGAGGGGATTGCTGAGTATATAGCTCATCCTGCTCACGTGGAGTTTGCAAATCTGTTTCTCCCCAGCTTGGACAAGGTCATTGTATTTGACTACAAACCCACCGTTGTACGTTGCTAA
- the LOC108487971 gene encoding uncharacterized protein LOC108487971 — protein MAQFWNPEYSCFTFGKVDLVPIMEEYTTLLRCPMIQVDKTYSNATNAPAFVKKLMSITGMNEQWVTARIQQKGDGKCTPWVSLRDLIIAHPNIMKKVDVFALSIYGLVIFPKALRHTDEAVADLFDRLDKRVTPVPVILAEAFKSLSACRRTGEGRFIGCAQLLLAWFHSHFWKVDKVSHRVFSENYSPLKEITATLKRDDISEENLIALLRNLQEEDVEWKAPWLVLNDIFYQCRSFEWVPLPGIWGAVGYALLLVLRQ, from the coding sequence atggctcagttttggaaccctgaatatagttgttttacctttgGGAAGGTGGACTTGGTGCCTATTATGGAGGAGTATACAACTTTGCTTCGTTGTCCAATGATTCAAGTCGACAAAACTTATTCCAATGCTACTAATGCCCCAGCTTTTGTAAAGAAATTAATGAGTATCACTGGGATGAATGAACAGTGGGTTACAGCCCGAATTCAGCAGAAAGGTGACGGTAAATGCACTCCTTGGGTGAGTTTGAGGGACCTGATCATAGCACATCCGAATATAATGAAGAAAGTTGACGTCTTCGCCTTAAGTATTTATGGTTTGGTAATTTTCCCCAAAGCTTTAAGGCATACAGATGAAGCAGTTGCCGACTTGTTTGATCGACTTGACAAAAGGGTCACACCGGTACCGGTAATTCTAGCCGAGGCATTCAAatctttgagtgcatgtcggaggACAGGTGAAGGTAGATTTATAGGGTGCGCGCAGTTATTGTTAGcttggttccacagccatttCTGGAAGGTGGATAAAGTTTCCCATCGGGTTTTCTCCGAGAATTACTCCCCGTTAAAGGAGATAACAGCCACGCTCAAGAGAGATGACATATCAGAAGAGAATTTGATCGCGCTCCTTCGAAATCTCCAGGAAGAGGACGTTGAGTGGAAAGCTCCTTGGTTGGTTCTTAACGATATCTTCTACCAGTGTAGGAGTTTTGAATGGGTACCTCTGCCTGGAATTTGGGGAGCTGTTGGATatgcccttttgctcgttttaagGCAATAG